AGAATCTCAAAAAAATGCGAAGCAAATTGTGCTGTTTACATTAAATAAAAGTAGATTCATAAACCAGTTTAAAAATCAAATGAACGAAAGACAAATAAAAGTTGTTCTCAGAATGTTTGAAAATGGTACTGCTGGTTTTCAGGGAGGGATGACAGCCATAAAATATGTTTCTATTACAAAAACGTCAAGAGCTACTGCTACAAGAGACTTACAAGATTTAACAGAGAAGAACATTTTAATGCCAAAAGGGGAAGGTAGAAATAGATCATATGATTTGAATTTATCGGCTACAGAATAATCTAATCGGATAAAATCATTCCAAAATCTTATTTTTGCAACTATGATAAATCCTTTTACCGACGAATATTTTATGAAAAAAGCTTTGCAGGAAGCTGAAATGGCTTTTGAAAAAGGCGAAATTCCTGTTGGAGCTGTAATTGTTGTGGCAGATAAAGTTATTGCAAGAAGTCATAATTTGACAGAATTGCTGAATGATGTAACGGCACATGCCGAAATGCAATCTATAACTGCCGCTGCAAATTTTCTTGGCGGAAAATATTTAAAAGATTGTACCCTTTACGTAACACTTGAACCTTGCCAAATGTGTGCAGGAGCTTTGTATTGGAGCCAGATTTCTAAAATTGTTTTTGGAGCTAGAGACGAACAGCGCGGATTTCTAAACATGGGAACAAAACTGCATCCAAAAACTACTGTGGTTTCGGGCGTTATGGCCAATGAAGCGGCTGATTTAATGAAACGTTTTTTTCTTGAAAGACGCAAATAATACTAATTATCATGACGGATTTCTCAACAATAAAAAGACTCTTTAAAAT
This portion of the Flavobacterium panacagri genome encodes:
- a CDS encoding nucleoside deaminase, with product MINPFTDEYFMKKALQEAEMAFEKGEIPVGAVIVVADKVIARSHNLTELLNDVTAHAEMQSITAAANFLGGKYLKDCTLYVTLEPCQMCAGALYWSQISKIVFGARDEQRGFLNMGTKLHPKTTVVSGVMANEAADLMKRFFLERRK